One stretch of Siphonobacter curvatus DNA includes these proteins:
- a CDS encoding 2'-5' RNA ligase family protein — MPRYLIAALPPESIAEPIWVYKRYVAEHYGSVRGLRVLPHITYVSPFTLPENVSSSSLEEQLESFLRSFQSESIQLTDFGYFSTKRGHVIYVAVEKTERMEQHYLALDAFVRETLQVSLPPIHPVFTPHLTIAYRDLSRSQFEQAWPYFEQESFSTRMPLDALWLLQHTGKQWEPLRKFDFASNV; from the coding sequence ATGCCCCGTTATCTCATTGCCGCTCTGCCGCCCGAATCGATTGCTGAGCCCATCTGGGTGTATAAACGCTACGTAGCCGAGCACTACGGCAGTGTTCGGGGCTTGCGGGTACTACCGCATATCACCTACGTCAGTCCATTTACCTTGCCCGAAAACGTATCTAGCTCGTCGTTGGAAGAACAGTTGGAATCTTTCTTGAGAAGCTTTCAGTCCGAATCTATTCAGCTGACTGATTTCGGGTATTTTTCCACCAAGCGGGGGCACGTGATTTACGTAGCCGTTGAAAAGACGGAACGCATGGAGCAACACTATCTTGCACTCGATGCATTTGTGCGGGAAACCCTGCAAGTATCCCTGCCACCTATCCATCCCGTATTCACACCGCACCTAACCATTGCGTACCGGGACCTGAGTCGCAGTCAGTTTGAACAGGCCTGGCCCTATTTTGAGCAGGAATCCTTTTCCACTCGCATGCCTTTAGATGCCCTCTGGCTGTTGCAACACACGGGCAAGCAGTGGGAACCGCTTCGAAAATTTGACTTTGCCAGTAACGTTTAA
- a CDS encoding iron chaperone, whose amino-acid sequence MNTSPAFPTTFRRFSSIIRAVVKKAAPEAEETIKYAMPTFTLNGNLVHFAAYKNHIGFYPTPSGISTFEAELAPYKKAKGSAQFPLTQPIPYELIEKMVRLRVQENRVKGE is encoded by the coding sequence ATGAATACATCGCCGGCTTTCCCGACGACGTTCAGGCGATTCTCCAGCATAATTCGTGCGGTAGTGAAAAAAGCCGCTCCGGAAGCCGAAGAAACGATCAAATACGCCATGCCGACGTTTACCCTGAATGGAAATCTAGTGCATTTTGCGGCTTACAAAAATCATATCGGCTTTTATCCGACACCTTCGGGTATTAGTACCTTCGAAGCCGAACTTGCTCCGTATAAAAAAGCGAAAGGTTCTGCCCAGTTTCCCCTTACCCAACCCATTCCCTACGAGCTGATTGAGAAAATGGTACGGTTGCGGGTACAGGAAAATAGGGTGAAAGGAGAATAA
- a CDS encoding nuclear transport factor 2 family protein, with translation MKVLVLGLLAWFTVACQPDAEKKKMPENETIARQVYERFNAHDWEGMAALYSDSTEFKDPAFGTKAVMQSRKQIVEKYAAMHKETPDIHDEITGVYPSGDKRVIVEFVSSGSMPDGNKWELPICTVFTIEKGKIIKDYTYYDQE, from the coding sequence ATGAAAGTACTTGTACTGGGATTACTGGCTTGGTTTACTGTCGCTTGTCAGCCAGATGCTGAAAAAAAGAAGATGCCTGAAAACGAAACCATCGCCCGGCAGGTATACGAACGTTTCAACGCCCATGACTGGGAAGGGATGGCGGCTCTCTACAGCGATTCTACCGAATTCAAAGATCCGGCCTTTGGTACGAAAGCCGTGATGCAATCCCGAAAGCAAATCGTTGAAAAGTACGCCGCCATGCACAAGGAAACGCCGGATATTCACGATGAAATTACGGGTGTGTACCCTTCCGGTGATAAACGGGTAATTGTTGAATTTGTATCCTCCGGCTCCATGCCCGACGGCAACAAATGGGAGTTACCCATTTGTACCGTTTTTACGATTGAAAAGGGAAAAATTATAAAGGATTATACGTATTACGATCAGGAATAA